From the Acinetobacter wanghuae genome, one window contains:
- a CDS encoding GGDEF domain-containing protein: MPNEYEKDHRALIQEALNDPLARIPERLKSCYYEHQKALNLKYLLQVNLIAQFAYVVYTLADILVLTDIRTLLIVSKLGFAVVMTLITIWIYNHYQNLPLFDLLLPTSIIGASSIWFFNLNISESPYTLIYQYASLVFIVLANLCVQVRFRPSLITTSLITLVIYTGVYFNTYGDAYQILLFSLIYIPVLIFSVYISWNSTLKSRTVFLHHLLNDYHRKAFEKLAHTDALTGLNNRRYFESLATQHVHANFESPNPTTLLVFDVDHFKQINDSYGHDIGDRVLQMIADVSSKEMRHSDILARYGGEEFIALLTGTNSDDAVKIAERLRKRIENIEVNLTDGRQFHFTVSIGITILETFETDLNVLIKQADIALYQAKANGRNRVEHYDPSMDQSAIQNMKRSWNIESDVKMIVE, from the coding sequence ATGCCAAATGAGTACGAAAAAGATCATCGTGCACTCATCCAAGAGGCTTTAAATGATCCTCTTGCTCGTATCCCCGAACGCCTAAAATCCTGTTATTACGAACATCAAAAGGCTTTAAATTTAAAATATTTGCTACAAGTGAATCTAATTGCACAATTTGCTTATGTGGTGTATACCCTTGCGGATATTTTAGTTTTAACCGACATTCGAACCTTATTGATTGTGAGTAAGCTTGGCTTTGCAGTAGTCATGACCTTGATCACGATCTGGATTTATAACCATTATCAAAACTTACCCTTGTTCGATTTGCTGCTGCCCACTTCTATTATTGGCGCAAGTAGTATTTGGTTTTTCAATCTCAATATATCTGAAAGCCCTTATACCCTGATTTATCAATATGCATCGTTAGTGTTTATTGTGCTTGCTAATTTATGTGTGCAAGTCCGTTTTCGCCCCTCGCTGATCACCACTAGCCTGATTACTTTAGTGATTTACACTGGGGTATATTTCAATACCTATGGCGATGCGTATCAGATTTTACTGTTTTCGCTGATTTATATTCCTGTACTCATTTTTAGCGTGTATATCAGTTGGAATTCAACACTAAAATCTCGCACTGTGTTTTTGCATCATTTATTAAATGATTACCATCGAAAAGCTTTTGAAAAGCTTGCCCATACAGACGCTTTAACGGGTTTAAATAACCGACGTTATTTTGAGTCTTTAGCAACGCAGCATGTTCATGCAAATTTTGAGTCGCCAAACCCGACGACCTTATTGGTGTTCGATGTTGATCATTTCAAGCAAATTAATGACAGTTATGGGCATGATATTGGCGATCGTGTTTTACAAATGATTGCTGACGTTTCATCGAAAGAAATGCGACATAGCGATATTTTAGCGCGCTATGGTGGCGAGGAATTTATTGCTTTACTGACTGGCACAAACTCTGATGATGCGGTGAAAATTGCCGAGCGATTAAGAAAACGTATTGAAAATATTGAGGTCAACCTCACAGATGGTCGACAGTTTCATTTTACAGTTTCAATTGGGATTACCATTTTAGAGACATTTGAAACTGATCTGAATGTTCTGATTAAACAAGCGGATATCGCGTTATATCAGGCTAAAGCCAATGGGCGAAATCGTGTTGAACATTATGATCCGAGTATGGATCAATCGGCGATTCAAAATATGAAGCGTTCTTGGAATATTGAAAGTGATGTGAAGATGATTGTGGAATAG
- a CDS encoding HNH endonuclease has translation MVNTSHLDTTSKFFEEASNFTSEAERLIKVRLLQNKFRKSLFELNPSCVVSGFNNSKFLIASHIKPWSLSNEEERIDPYNGVLLTPTFDRLFDQGFISFKLDGEILLSKELSLEDQSFFKIPQHLVIKPFLAQKEYLEFHFDEIFRS, from the coding sequence GTGGTTAACACGTCACATTTAGACACTACCAGTAAATTTTTTGAAGAAGCTTCTAACTTTACATCTGAAGCGGAAAGATTGATTAAAGTTAGACTATTACAGAACAAATTTCGAAAATCATTATTTGAACTTAATCCAAGTTGTGTTGTGTCTGGGTTTAATAATTCTAAATTTCTGATCGCCTCACATATCAAGCCGTGGTCTTTAAGCAATGAAGAAGAGCGGATAGATCCATATAATGGAGTTTTATTGACACCGACATTCGATCGTTTATTTGATCAAGGATTTATATCATTTAAACTAGATGGTGAAATTCTATTATCGAAAGAATTATCCTTAGAGGATCAATCATTTTTTAAGATACCGCAACACTTAGTTATTAAGCCATTTCTTGCTCAAAAAGAATATTTAGAATTTCACTTTGATGAAATTTTTAGATCTTAA
- a CDS encoding IS1 family transposase — protein sequence MDALCHRTRQVVAYVCGQRNDKTCTDLRCRIPTSYFNLATCSDYWSSYAEVFDPDTHRSVGKHTGLTNHVERFNATLRNRLGRFTRKTLSFSKKKENHEAVLHLFLLKYNQDMKDRWLTRHI from the coding sequence TTGGATGCACTCTGCCATCGTACACGCCAAGTAGTGGCTTATGTGTGTGGTCAGCGTAATGATAAAACGTGTACAGATTTACGTTGCCGTATTCCCACAAGCTACTTTAATTTAGCAACCTGTAGTGATTATTGGTCAAGTTATGCTGAGGTATTTGATCCTGATACCCATCGCTCTGTAGGTAAACATACAGGTTTAACCAACCATGTTGAGCGTTTCAATGCCACATTAAGAAATCGCTTAGGGCGTTTTACACGGAAAACTTTAAGCTTTTCGAAGAAGAAAGAAAATCATGAAGCTGTCTTGCATCTATTTTTATTAAAATACAATCAAGACATGAAAGATAGGTGGTTAACACGTCACATTTAG
- a CDS encoding IS1 family transposase — MIIEKTTYVCTRCQSPNIHKNGHNKSGNAQFRCKDCGRSSVLKPKIKYTEEQKELIISTYLERGSLRGMQRLFGVAPETLMGWIKKSKQQETE, encoded by the coding sequence ATGATCATAGAAAAGACAACTTATGTCTGCACCCGTTGCCAATCACCCAATATCCATAAGAATGGTCACAACAAAAGTGGAAATGCACAGTTCAGATGTAAAGATTGTGGGCGCTCTAGTGTACTCAAACCCAAAATTAAATATACCGAAGAACAGAAAGAACTCATTATCAGTACCTATCTTGAACGAGGCAGTTTGAGAGGCATGCAGCGTCTATTCGGTGTTGCACCTGAAACACTGATGGGCTGGATAAAAAAAAGTAAACAGCAGGAAACTGAGTGA